The following DNA comes from Pseudophryne corroboree isolate aPseCor3 chromosome 8, aPseCor3.hap2, whole genome shotgun sequence.
gacatactgtatatatagcgcTATATAAGGTGCTGACTGGGGGGGTATTTAATAAATATAATTCTCTCACAAAATCAGGAAAATTTGATATTTATGTCTTCTGGGGACGGAGAATCTGAGAATAGTGACACAGCGCGCTTTGTGAGTTATTGGGTTATGTTGGGGCCTGGGGGGAGTCACGGAACATAATTCTCACCTTCTGGAACACGGTCATGGACAATTACAGGCAGTGGCTGGGAAATGGCGGTATGAGTCTGTAGAGTGGCCGGGCTGTAAAACGCTTTGATGCTCGGCAGACAGAAGTGGATGATTATAGCGTAGAATCTTCCGTAAAACATCTTTCCGTCCCATAAGAAGCTGTAATGCCAGGGgcagcggggggtggggggagggggggcgaagGTGTCCCTGAATTACGCGTcgctgcagggggtggggtggaTGTGGGTTTCAGAGGCCTCCAGGATATTTAGCACGTCTTGTTCTGTCGACGCAATGCAGAGCGCAACTGTCGCAGACAAGAGCCAACATCTGTGTTCCTATATGATATGTATAGAGCAGAGCAGGCCTCAGGTACCCCCAACAGGGCATGTTTTTTGGATGTCTTTAATCGTACACAGGTGAGGTAATTTATGTTGCTGGGTCCATaaatatcccacctgcttccacagccagaaatcctcaaaacacaaCCTGTCAGGGGTTCTTGAGGTACTTACCCTCTTGCAAGGGTCTGTACCCCCGACCAGCGTATTGAAAATGTACTAATGGTAGCATATTACAGTTATGGCCATAAATGAGTTATTTCTGTGTGTATATCATGCCGATACAAAATAAATTATAGAGAAAATATCGCCGGGGCAGATGGACACTAGCCACATAATGGCTGCCTCCGTGAttcacctgacaaaatggccgcctctgctgtgtgcagcTGACAAGAACCCTTCCATCTGGCCCCAGGAAGAAGCGAATCTTAAATCCCCAGCACGTGTTACACGCACCACGGTGTCTGACAGCAGCAGATCTCATTACACGCTTTATCTCCACCGTCTTACTGACGGGTGTCAGAGGAATGGCTGTCGTGTTGACAGAGCGAGAAATAGGAGCGTGACCCCATGTTAGTGCAGACCAGGGATGGAAGCGCTACACAAGTTCCTAATAGGCATTACAAGAGCTGAAAGCTCATTCTGGTTTTCCCATTATGTTTTTTTTCAGCGTCATGCCGATTACCCTGTCAGAACGGAGGGACCTGTGTCGGTGTAAACAGGTGCGGCTGCCCGGCGGGGTGGACTGGAGAGCGATGCCAGACAGGTAGAGCACACACTCACTTACGCAGAATGTCTCCCAAGGCCGCTTTATCTCTTTCCAtatcttgatacatctcccccatagtgtgaACGTTATATTAATATATTGTAATATCTGCCTTTTAGATGTGGATGAGTGTAAGGCTGGGAGCCACCAGTGCTCACAAATCTGTAAGAACGCCGCCGGAAGCTTCCACTGTGCGTGTCGGGAGGGATTTTCTCTTTCCGAAAATGGGAAGTCCTGTCACAAAGTGGCGACCACccagccaccccccccacccccagtcatGAATGCGACAGGTCAGTCTAGGACAGCTGCAGCCTCCTGTACTCCCACATGCCAGCAGAGCACGGCAGCCATGTTGtgccttagtgatgtcactggttctttgCGACTCGATAGGCTGTATTCTCAAAATGTCCGCCAGCACTATAACTAGGTACAAATGTATTTAAACAAAATTTATCTCTGTATTGAAGCAATTTTAGATTATTTGTGTCTGTTCTGAAGCCCCTCATATTATTGTCTTCTGTTACCTACTATGCAAATCTACTTATAACTCGGCCTCAGTACATAACAATATCCACAGAACTAATGCAAGAGCCGGAAACCAAGATGAACTTTCCGTATCGCCATCCTGTGCCGGCAgcttgatgacgacgacgacgacggtGGTTGTTTTTTACGCCACAGTTGGAGTGTTGACATTGCACCTGGGCCCCATTGCAGCTCCATATGTACGGCGCACAATGTAACGGCCTTCATCGCTATCCCGCCAGAGACCTCCGCACAGTTAGACCAGTGACCTGAGAGGTTGGTGGCCGGTCATTATTACTTTTGGTACGCGCTGTGACACATCAAACTCGTACCGTGAGTAATAATGCGCGGCTGCCAACGCTACCAGCAAAGACAGAGAACTGGGTTGGCGCTTTTCATACCGGATGAATCTGCGAATGTGTTGTGGACCGGATTTTTTGGATTACAATGTCAAATTCCCGTGTCTCTTACAGCCAAGGGTACTATAGTATATTTGAGTATGCCTGACTGTGACAGAGGAGGTTTTAGTACTACAGTAGCATTtgcacagtggaggcagccattttgtgaggtcAAGTGATGTCTCTGAGCCAGCAGTGGTGTCTGGGGAAGGTTGCTAcaactcacaaaatggctgcatagGCCTCAATGAGGCTGCAACCTCAAACACTAGTATTGGGAACGTTCCATCAGCCACGAGCTGCAGGTAATTGGGACACTTTTTTCATTAATATTACAAGGTACTTTGGCCTAGGTTTGTATTTCATATAATCCAGACATCCAAATAAGATCTCTGGTTCCGGTCTGCTGTCTATGGATGCAGCTGCAAATCTCCAGCAGCTCAGAGGTCGAGGAGCTTCACTCTGGGGAACCACGCTTTGTGTTTCTGCCCTGTAATGGTTTACACTAGAGTCTAGGGGTAACTGCGCCCGCTGCCAGCTGTACACGTGCTAACCGCTGTCTCCTGTGCTGCAGGGGTCCCGGACGCTGTCCAGCAAGAGATGCAAGAGCTGAGAAACAAGATCAATGTTATAGAGCAGGTGAGCcctatactggggggggggggggggaatactccAACTAAGGGACCGTCACCCAGTGCACTGCAACAATACGGCAATAATTCACTATAATTACGCCCGTGGGATTTCCTGCGCCTAGTCATTGCAGAATTAGAGAGCGtctctgcttcccaggatgctttgcaCAGTGCACCAAGCCGCTAAACCGAGCAATCTGAAAGAGAGAGGGTTACAAACTTAGAGTAACACTAAGAAGAGCTGCACTGAGAATCTGCTGTATGGTGCAACCCTGTTAATTATTTTATCATACTATGTTCAGTTTTCAACACTCAGTGTTCAATTTAAAAAGTTGAGTATGGGACCATTCAGCAACTTTCAACAGCAATCTCTAGAATGAATAAAGTAACTAATTtgtattaataaaaatatatatatttaatgattACTCCCTTATAATTTCAGTCAGGATATGGTtggtcactcgctagctgtttttagcagccgtgcaaacgctatgccgccgcccactgggagtgtattttagcttagcagaagtgcgaacgaaaggatcgcagagcggctacaaagaaatgttgtgcagttttagagtagcttcagacctactcagcgcttgcgatcacttcagactgtttagttcctgttttgacgtcacaaacacgccctgcgttcggccagccacgcctacgtttctcctggcacgcctgcgttttttcacacactccctgaaaacagtcagttgacacccagaaacacccacttcctgtcaatcactctacggccagcagtgcgactgaaatgcttcgctagaccttgtgttaaactacatcggccgttgtgaaagtacgtcgcgcgtgcgcattgcgccgcatgcgcagaagtgccatttttattgcatcatcgctgcacagcgaacattttcagctagcgatcaactcggaatgacccccatggtggccTCAGTCTGTGCAATTGTGATATCATACCGCCACCTATAGACCAATAGATAGTACTGCACCTGGCATGTTTTTCCAGGCAGTTGCATGTGATTTTTCATATAAATTAAAATGAACCAGTTTTTTGAAACAGTAAAATAATAATCATCCGGATTTTTGTTCTATCTCTACGTCCATTACCGTAAGGGGCTGGCATGATAAATGTGTCAACCAGACGTACCGCTAGCGCAGGCAGACGGATCAGATGCGGTTCCTGGCTTTTACATACAGAATAAGCGGTTTATATCCCCTCACCGCCTCCCTGTACTCTCTCTCCGTGCAGAAACTGCAGCTGGTTCTGGCTCCATTCTACAGTTTATCGACTGCGTCCCCTGGGGATGGTCTGGGACCCATCGCCTTGCTGACGCACTCCTTCCAGCAGCTGGACCGTATAGACTCTCTCAGCGAGCAGATCTCTTTCTTGGAGGAGCGGCTGGAGACATGTAGGTATCACAAGGCGGACGCCGCGCCATGGCGCTCTGATAGCTGGAACTGCAACACGTGCCCGTGTACTATACTGTCCATTGTACATTTAATGCAATAATACAATAACCAATGTCAGTGCCCGCGTCTGGGTGTTGATGTGCGCCATCCGTTGCCATCCGCATTATTCTACACATTTACGAGACGAGTCTGGCTTCGTGGCCAATAATCAGAAATCACAATCTGTCCTTCATCTTAATCCAGATCTGGTCACGGCTAATGAAGCACCAGACTCTGGCCGTCTGCGAGGATGTAACGCTGCGGAGAGCACACGTTTAAATATCCCATTAGTTGTGGCAATTACTGAATACTTCCCCCACGGTGATACCCACAGGGCTGGAGAATATAAACTATGGGAATACATTGCATTTACAATCCAATTTACCCCTCCTGGGAGAGATGTACATCGGGCATAATGCGGACTGAGCGCACGCTTACGGGTAATTAGACTGAAGCAGCGGTAATCTGCGTTACAGGAGCCGGGACAGAGAAGTGTGACACCTGGCTAATGAATTACACAAATAACACTAATGTAGATGAATACACTTCTATAACTGCGCCGCATAGACTGCTGATGTCGGACGCAGCGGAGGGATGTCTTTATACTGCGCATACATCTAAGTATGCGTCCCGAATGTTAGCGCACAGAGTCGCAGTAGTGATTCAGGTGTCTGAAATGTTCCCGGGAGGTGGTAATCGGAGATAACAGTACAGACATGTCCGCATACATccgtgctgcagtcatgccaagcagccattcttggcacgccaggtcatgtgagaatcttatagcattgggcgtctttttttCCAATATGGCGTCTAATTCGCAacgcagtgtgactaggacgcaccaggagactgtgctgagtaatgtgatatatgacacctataTACTGCGTGTGACTGAGTTTGCATCTGTGTAtgaagtgttacaatgtagcagccgctgcTTCTtttcaatacaagttctgttctgctccgtatacagactcagttacACACAGTATACCAGTGTCATAGATCCAaccaatcagcacagtctcctcatgcgtcCTATCTGCActttcagcacacacacacaaaaaaaaaagacgcccaaaGTTAGCAGAGTTAtacaggacctggcggctcactcacaccagttatctcccgctgcatggtgtactgaggctagatgtatgaggcacctcgcactgcatggtgttttgaggctggatgtatgaggcatctctcgctccatggtgtattgaggctggatgtatgaggcatcttgcgctgcatagcgtattgaggctggatgtaggaggcatctcgcactgcatggcgtactgtggttggatgtatgaggcatcttgcactgcatggtgtatttaggCTAGATGTAGGAGGCATTTTGtgctgcatggcgtactgaggctggatgtatgaggcattgcTCGCTGCATTGTGTACTgaggttggatgtatgaggcatctcgcactgcattgtGTACGgaggttggatgtatgaggcatctctcgctgcatggtgtactgaggttggatgtatgaggcatctcacgctgcatggagtattgaggcaagatgtatgaggcatctcgcgctgcatggtgtattgaggctggatgtatgaggcatcgtgcgctgcgtggcatattgaggctgggtgtatgaggcatcttgcactgcgtggcatattgaggctggatgtatgaggcatctcgtactgcatggcatattgaggctggatgtatgaggcatctcgcactgtgtggcatattgaggctggatgtatgaggcatctcgcactgcatggtgtattgagtctGGATGTATGAGGTctctcccgctgcgtggcgtattgaggctggatgtatgaggcacttCACACTGCGTgaaatattgaggctggatgtatgaggcatctcgcactgcatggcgtattgaggctagatgtatgaggcatctgacGCTGGATGGTGTAttgtgctggatgtatgaggctggatgtacagtatgaggcatctcgcactgtgtggcatattgaggttagattatgaggcatctcgcactgtatGATGTATTGAAGCTGGATATACAGTATAAGGCATCTCGAGGTTAgattatgaggcatctcgcgctgcatggtgtattgaggctggatgtatgaggcatctctcgctccatggtgtattgaggctggatgtatgaggcatctctcgctccatggtgtattgaggctagatgtatgaggcatcttgcgctgcatggtgtattgaggctaaatgtatgaggcatctctcgctccatggtgtattgaggctagatgtatgaggcatcttgcgctgcatggtgtattgaggctagatgtatgaggcatctctcgctccatggtgtattgaggctagatgtatgaggcatctcgcactgtatgatgtattgaggctggatgtacagtATAAGGCATCTCGAGGTTAgattatgaggcatctcgcgctgcatggtgtattgaggctagatgtaggaggcatcttgtgctgcatggcgtactgtggttggatgtatgaggcatctcgcactacatggtgtattgaggctggatttatgaggcatctctcgctccatggtgtattgaggctggatgtatgaggcatcgctcgctccatggtgtattgaggctagatgtatgaggcatcttgcgctgcatggtgtattgaggctagatgtaggaggcATTTTGtgctgcatggcgtactgaggctggcTGTATAAGGCATTGCTCGCTGCATTGTGTACTGAGGCTGCATGTAGGAGGCATCTCgcactgtattgtgtactgaggttggatgtatgaggcatctcgcactgcattgtGTACGgaggttggatgtatgaggcatctcccgctgcatggtgtactgaggttggatgtatgaggcatctcacgctgcatggagtattgaggcaagatgtatgaggcatctcacgttgcatggtgtattgaggctggatgtatgaggcatcgtgcgctgcgtggcatattgaggctgggtgtatgaggcatctcgcactgcatggcatattgaggctggatgtatgaggcatctcgtactgcatggcatattgaggctggatgtatgaggcatctcgcgctgcatggtgtattgagtctggatgtatgaggcatcgtgcgctgcgtggcatattgaggctgggtgtatgaggcatctcgcactgcatggcatattgaggctggatgtatgaggcatctcgtactgcatggcatattgaggctggatgtatgaggcatcttgcactgtgtggcatattaaggctggatgtatgaggcatctcgcgctgcatggtgtattgagtctGGATGTATGAGGTCTCTCCCGctccgtggcgtattgaggctagatgtatgaggcacttCACACTGCGTggaatattgaggctggatgtatgaggtatctcgcactgcatggcgtattgaggctagatgtatgaggtatCTGACGCTGGATAGTGTAttgtgctggatgtatgaggcatcttgcactgcatggtgtattgaggctggatgtacagtatgaggcatctcgcacggtGTGGCATATTGAGGTTAGATTATGAGGCATATCGcaatgcatggtgtattgaggctagatgtatgaggcatctcgcactgcatggtgtattgaggctggatgtacagtatgaggcatctcgcactgtgtggcatattgaggttagattatgaggcatctcgcgctgcatggtgtattgaggctggatgtaggagGCCTCTTgtgctgcatggtgtactgaggctggatgtatgaggcatcgctCGCTGCATTGTGTACTGAGGCTGCATGtaggaggcatctcgcactgcattgtGTACGGAGGTTGGATGTAtgtggcatctcgcactgcattgtGTACGgaggttggatgtatgaggcatctcgcactgcatggagtACTGAGGtatgatgtatgaggcatctcacactgcatggagtactgaggttggatgtatgaggcatctcacactgcatggagtactgaggttggatgtatgaggcatctcgcactgcatggagtactgaggttggatgtatgaggcatctcgcactgcatggagtactgaggttggatgtatgaggcatctcgcactgcatggcgtactgaggttggatgtatgaggcaCCTCGCACTGCATGGAGTACTGAGGTGATACAGGTGTTCATGCGATTACCTGTCCGGCAGCAGCACGCTAGGTACACGCCCACTTCCTGGACCCTGGAACCCCCCCCCGGCAATCAGTCCTCCCTGAGATATGCAGGAAATGTTCACGGTGGAAGGGGAAAGATAAaa
Coding sequences within:
- the EGFL7 gene encoding epidermal growth factor-like protein 7 isoform X1; protein product: MWGVGAMLTGCVLILGATGTDHLYRSGRRICSSSGQTGAVSMTQSYIQPVYQPLITVCGGHRICSTYRTTYKISYRQVPRPQSLPLYTCCPGWRRTQSYTHSCNKASCRLPCQNGGTCVGVNRCGCPAGWTGERCQTDVDECKAGSHQCSQICKNAAGSFHCACREGFSLSENGKSCHKVATTQPPPPPPVMNATGVPDAVQQEMQELRNKINVIEQKLQLVLAPFYSLSTASPGDGLGPIALLTHSFQQLDRIDSLSEQISFLEERLETCSCKNEV
- the EGFL7 gene encoding epidermal growth factor-like protein 7 isoform X2; its protein translation is MTQSYIQPVYQPLITVCGGHRICSTYRTTYKISYRQVPRPQSLPLYTCCPGWRRTQSYTHSCNKASCRLPCQNGGTCVGVNRCGCPAGWTGERCQTDVDECKAGSHQCSQICKNAAGSFHCACREGFSLSENGKSCHKVATTQPPPPPPVMNATGVPDAVQQEMQELRNKINVIEQKLQLVLAPFYSLSTASPGDGLGPIALLTHSFQQLDRIDSLSEQISFLEERLETCSCKNEV